One window from the genome of Acuticoccus sp. I52.16.1 encodes:
- a CDS encoding ATP-binding protein, giving the protein MTDQAKSRPAILRPYLVIAVIVSLMAGMMIWYIDRRTAEHRQMFEYEVANFERSMEEQRSALALRVKDTVGFISAGMGAEIARKLRDTTFRSPYLLRLGRFPLSSPRNITPYRGDPLLFSRVDTFEYQQLLQKYEKYPGIIFTWTKNQFTALFPDLPMHSVVMAQSMPVSSGDEGRAVVYAAIDIEGLVQDSAKKLQKGALKSVRFDSPGFWYRTHYPVQTHWMDFLYTPAEATFPVLFGRGSAFTVTLRERTDQLSSLFVMVFGLGTLGMVSFVLVLSYQRMQRIAGLKLRHALSEAKQANHAKSLFLANMSHEIRTPLNGVLGMAELLARSELPKGQRHYVEQIKSSGSTLLTVLNDILDISKLESGQIAIDPIRTDLRSLVSEATAFFAPNAHQKGLEILLDLDPRLPVEVNVDPVRVRQIISNFISNAVKFTEVGSIIVTATMKSVDPATKSATITCSVRDTGIGISEQNAAALFSRFTQAETEMTRLYGGTGLGLAICKEICELMGGTIGVESRKGEGSNFWFSLPVRYFALPEKPSVPPVRLAVFSGSAQLLAVVERAAEHRGICVVAYGTGMEDARAAIAAHAKNPFDMAILDEGPHMAQPRLLRDTLKDHPETTALPCAILGRQEIDDAYKDFDLVVTVPFDGAVLIDRLLAHLGLGPRVSGSAGDRGASTGASNTWSARYDGRNALLADDNNLNVLFGSEVLRQLGFRVTTVSNGKEALDAARAERFDVIFMDCQMPVMDGYDASRQLRRLIREGVIEPVPIVAVTANALKGDKERCLEAGMDYFITKPMKVQDLESVLRNLFRAPATLLPFNRAQRAGRQQAAAPSPAGPPHDNPQAKDAESPTMPNRQPAPHIDITAVLRGVPHLDAETFKETWDSMPNFEILLSLFRKDTEKYLDAIRHAIDMERDGEAGIPAHMVKGSCRILGAAALAQLAELMEDRARLDPPNTAELIEIHKHMKQVFAATLEEMETAYRADQDRLAVG; this is encoded by the coding sequence ATGACCGACCAAGCGAAGTCGCGCCCGGCCATCCTGCGGCCCTACCTCGTCATCGCCGTCATCGTCAGCCTCATGGCGGGAATGATGATCTGGTACATCGATCGGCGCACCGCCGAGCATCGGCAGATGTTCGAGTACGAAGTGGCGAACTTCGAGCGGTCCATGGAGGAGCAGCGGTCGGCACTCGCCCTGCGCGTGAAGGACACGGTGGGCTTCATCTCCGCCGGCATGGGCGCCGAGATCGCGCGCAAGCTGCGCGACACCACCTTCCGCTCGCCCTACCTGCTGCGCCTCGGCCGGTTTCCCCTGAGCAGCCCGCGAAACATCACCCCCTACCGCGGCGACCCGCTGCTCTTCTCGCGCGTCGACACGTTCGAATACCAGCAGCTTCTGCAAAAGTACGAAAAGTACCCCGGCATCATATTCACCTGGACGAAGAACCAGTTCACCGCGCTCTTTCCCGACCTGCCGATGCATTCGGTCGTGATGGCCCAGTCGATGCCGGTCAGCTCCGGCGATGAGGGGCGCGCGGTCGTCTACGCCGCGATCGACATCGAGGGGCTGGTGCAGGATTCAGCCAAGAAGCTGCAAAAAGGCGCGCTGAAGTCCGTCCGGTTCGACAGTCCGGGTTTCTGGTATCGCACGCACTACCCCGTCCAGACGCACTGGATGGACTTCCTCTACACCCCCGCCGAGGCGACCTTTCCGGTTCTCTTCGGCCGCGGCAGCGCCTTCACGGTGACGCTGCGGGAGCGCACCGACCAGCTCTCCTCGCTCTTCGTCATGGTCTTCGGCCTCGGCACCCTCGGCATGGTGAGCTTCGTGCTGGTGCTCTCCTACCAGCGCATGCAGCGCATCGCCGGGCTCAAGCTGCGCCACGCGCTGAGCGAGGCCAAGCAGGCCAACCACGCCAAGTCCCTCTTCCTCGCCAACATGAGCCACGAGATCCGCACCCCGCTCAACGGCGTCCTCGGCATGGCCGAGCTGCTCGCCCGTTCCGAGCTTCCCAAAGGCCAGCGCCATTATGTCGAGCAGATCAAGTCGTCCGGCTCGACACTGTTGACGGTGCTCAACGACATTCTGGACATCTCCAAGCTGGAGTCGGGCCAGATCGCCATCGACCCGATCCGCACCGACCTGCGCTCGCTGGTGAGCGAGGCGACGGCCTTCTTCGCCCCCAACGCGCATCAGAAGGGGCTCGAGATCCTCCTCGACCTCGACCCGCGGCTCCCGGTGGAGGTGAACGTCGACCCGGTACGGGTGCGCCAGATCATCAGCAATTTCATCTCCAACGCGGTAAAATTCACGGAGGTCGGGTCGATCATCGTCACGGCGACGATGAAGTCGGTGGACCCGGCGACCAAGTCGGCCACCATCACCTGCTCGGTGCGCGACACCGGCATCGGCATCTCCGAGCAGAACGCCGCCGCTCTCTTCTCCCGCTTCACCCAGGCCGAGACCGAGATGACCCGCCTCTATGGCGGCACCGGCCTCGGCCTCGCGATCTGCAAGGAGATCTGCGAGCTGATGGGGGGCACGATCGGCGTGGAGAGCCGGAAGGGCGAGGGGTCGAACTTCTGGTTCTCGCTGCCGGTGCGCTACTTCGCGCTGCCTGAAAAGCCGTCCGTTCCGCCGGTGCGCCTCGCGGTGTTCTCCGGCTCGGCCCAGCTCCTCGCGGTGGTGGAGCGGGCGGCCGAACACCGCGGCATCTGCGTCGTGGCCTACGGCACCGGCATGGAGGACGCCCGCGCGGCGATCGCCGCCCACGCCAAGAACCCGTTCGACATGGCGATCCTCGACGAAGGCCCGCACATGGCCCAGCCCCGCCTCCTCCGCGACACGCTGAAGGACCATCCCGAGACGACCGCGCTCCCCTGCGCCATCCTCGGCCGCCAGGAAATCGACGACGCCTACAAGGACTTCGACCTCGTCGTCACCGTCCCGTTCGACGGAGCGGTGCTGATCGACCGCCTGCTGGCCCATCTCGGCCTCGGCCCACGCGTTTCCGGCAGCGCCGGAGACCGCGGCGCGTCGACGGGCGCGTCGAACACGTGGAGCGCCCGGTACGACGGCCGCAACGCGCTGCTGGCCGACGACAACAACCTCAACGTCCTCTTCGGCAGCGAGGTGCTGCGACAGCTGGGGTTCCGCGTCACCACCGTCAGCAACGGCAAGGAGGCGCTCGACGCCGCCCGCGCCGAGCGCTTCGACGTGATCTTCATGGACTGCCAGATGCCGGTGATGGACGGCTACGACGCTTCGCGCCAGCTCCGTCGCCTGATCCGCGAGGGCGTGATCGAGCCGGTGCCCATCGTCGCCGTCACCGCCAACGCGCTCAAGGGAGACAAGGAGCGCTGCCTCGAGGCGGGGATGGACTACTTCATCACCAAGCCGATGAAGGTCCAGGACCTGGAGAGCGTGCTGCGCAACCTCTTCCGTGCGCCGGCGACGCTGCTGCCGTTCAACCGCGCGCAGCGCGCCGGGCGGCAGCAGGCGGCGGCCCCCTCGCCCGCCGGCCCACCCCACGACAATCCCCAAGCGAAGGACGCCGAGTCACCGACGATGCCAAACCGCCAACCTGCCCCCCACATCGACATCACCGCCGTCCTGAGGGGCGTGCCTCACCTCGACGCGGAGACCTTCAAGGAGACGTGGGACTCGATGCCGAACTTCGAGATCCTGCTGTCGCTGTTCCGCAAGGATACCGAGAAGTATCTCGACGCGATCCGCCACGCGATCGACATGGAGCGCGACGGGGAAGCCGGCATCCCGGCGCACATGGTGAAGGGGTCGTGCCGGATCCTCGGCGCGGCCGCGCTGGCCCAGCTCGCCGAGCTGATGGAGGACCGTGCCCGGCTCGACCCGCCCAACACCGCCGAGCTGATCGAGATCCACAAGCACATGAAGCAGGTCTTCGCTGCGACGCTCGAAGAGATGGAGACAGCCTACCGGGCCGACCAGGACCGCCTCGCCGTCGGTTGA
- a CDS encoding response regulator, with the protein MTTEETTTLVPAGDVAAKVLIVEDDTTTLMTLEARVGALGYAVRTARNGAEAYALLRGEPGAIDIVLTDFMMPVIDGITLTRRLKRETSTKHIPVVMLTASSEVADVSAGLEAGAFYYLTKPPVEQLLASVLSSAVADVTRQRQLQADLEIHQSAFANLAVAKFRLRLPHEVEPVVSMLASMQDNPGRTIQGIFELVQNAVEHGVLRFGFEAKAKLLRDGIWQDALRERAADPRYASGLVEVTGTRKDDGVYVSVKDNGPGFDWKHFMHTDRGRATAPCGRGISRAATGVFDKLIFDQTGNQVVGFVANSPPIRW; encoded by the coding sequence ATGACGACCGAAGAGACCACGACACTGGTCCCCGCCGGCGACGTCGCGGCGAAGGTGCTCATCGTCGAAGACGACACCACCACGCTCATGACGCTGGAGGCACGGGTCGGCGCGCTGGGCTACGCCGTGCGCACCGCCCGCAACGGCGCGGAGGCCTACGCCCTCCTGCGCGGCGAACCCGGCGCGATCGACATCGTCCTGACCGACTTCATGATGCCCGTGATCGACGGGATCACGCTGACCCGGCGGCTCAAGCGCGAGACCTCGACCAAGCACATCCCGGTCGTCATGCTCACCGCCTCCAGCGAGGTGGCCGACGTCAGTGCCGGCCTGGAAGCGGGCGCCTTCTACTACCTCACCAAGCCTCCGGTGGAGCAGCTGCTCGCCTCGGTCCTCTCCTCCGCCGTCGCCGACGTCACGCGCCAGCGCCAGCTTCAGGCCGACCTGGAAATTCACCAGTCGGCCTTCGCCAACCTCGCCGTCGCCAAGTTCCGGCTGCGCCTGCCGCACGAGGTGGAGCCCGTCGTCAGCATGCTGGCCAGCATGCAGGACAACCCCGGCCGCACCATCCAAGGCATCTTCGAGCTGGTGCAGAACGCGGTGGAGCACGGCGTGCTGCGCTTCGGGTTCGAGGCGAAGGCCAAGCTGCTGCGCGACGGCATCTGGCAGGACGCCTTGCGCGAACGTGCCGCCGACCCCCGCTACGCCTCCGGCCTCGTCGAGGTCACAGGCACGCGCAAGGACGACGGCGTCTACGTCAGCGTCAAGGACAACGGACCCGGCTTCGACTGGAAACACTTCATGCATACGGACCGTGGCCGCGCCACCGCTCCTTGCGGCCGCGGCATCTCCCGCGCGGCGACCGGCGTCTTCGACAAGCTGATCTTCGATCAGACGGGCAACCAGGTCGTGGGATTCGTCGCCAATTCGCCTCCCATCAGATGGTGA
- a CDS encoding HlyD family type I secretion periplasmic adaptor subunit: MSPLTPIGAGGTAPSPAPARPQSLMLDLSQPLSASQARNQAFLQRLCIIISLAVLALVAWSGFATVHEVSVARGSIVPAQLERVVQHFEGGVVRQILVQPGDRVSAGSALFVLEDATTYEDLALAQRRRADLEARIESLLALSEDRPADFSRFDDEIAEDAAATHRTKRDALIAQHQLLESQIAQAQHLDATYDAQLESLEDDRIFAEQNFARIESLVDKGYATRALLAERRKAITDALNQIVVAREKKKAAAEQLAEAEKQLTAFHADTHSQWAESLQALRTELVALIGDVSRSTRRQGRLTVTSPVAGRVKSLAVTSAGDIAQPGETLATIVPINQALLADTKVPVSEIGYIDVGAPVHVKVSAFDFTRFGWIDGTVTRISPSAFIEDGEDAYYQVIISLAANHLPGIPTAKLVPGMSVEGDIITGDKSVLAYLLVPLRKALKSSFMER, translated from the coding sequence ATGAGCCCCCTCACCCCGATCGGTGCCGGAGGCACCGCGCCTTCCCCCGCGCCGGCGCGACCGCAGTCGCTGATGCTGGACCTGTCGCAGCCGCTGTCGGCCTCGCAGGCTCGCAATCAGGCCTTCCTGCAACGGCTGTGCATCATCATCTCGCTCGCCGTTCTCGCCCTCGTCGCATGGTCCGGCTTCGCCACGGTGCACGAGGTGTCGGTGGCGCGCGGGTCGATCGTCCCGGCCCAGTTGGAGCGCGTGGTGCAGCACTTCGAAGGGGGCGTGGTGCGGCAGATCCTGGTGCAGCCGGGTGACCGGGTCAGCGCCGGCTCGGCCCTCTTCGTGCTGGAGGACGCCACCACCTACGAGGACCTCGCCCTCGCCCAGCGCCGCCGGGCCGACCTCGAAGCCCGCATCGAGAGCCTCCTCGCCCTGTCGGAGGACCGCCCCGCTGACTTCTCCCGCTTCGACGACGAGATCGCCGAGGACGCCGCGGCGACACACCGGACCAAGCGCGACGCGCTCATCGCCCAGCACCAGCTCCTGGAAAGTCAGATCGCCCAGGCGCAGCACCTCGACGCCACCTACGACGCCCAGCTCGAAAGCCTCGAGGACGATCGGATCTTCGCCGAGCAGAACTTCGCGCGGATCGAAAGCCTCGTCGACAAGGGCTACGCGACCCGCGCGCTCCTGGCCGAGCGACGCAAGGCGATCACCGACGCGCTCAACCAGATCGTCGTCGCGCGCGAGAAGAAGAAGGCCGCCGCCGAGCAACTCGCCGAGGCCGAGAAGCAGCTCACCGCCTTCCACGCCGACACCCACTCGCAATGGGCCGAGAGCCTCCAGGCTTTGCGGACCGAACTCGTCGCCCTGATCGGCGACGTCAGCCGCTCGACCCGTCGCCAGGGGCGCCTCACCGTGACGTCGCCCGTCGCGGGGCGGGTGAAATCGCTCGCCGTCACCAGCGCCGGCGACATCGCCCAACCCGGCGAGACGTTGGCGACGATCGTGCCCATCAACCAGGCCCTCCTCGCCGATACCAAGGTCCCGGTCAGTGAGATCGGCTACATCGATGTCGGCGCGCCGGTCCACGTGAAGGTCTCCGCCTTCGACTTCACGCGGTTCGGCTGGATCGACGGCACGGTGACGCGCATCTCCCCGTCCGCCTTCATCGAAGACGGCGAGGACGCCTACTACCAGGTGATCATCAGCCTCGCGGCGAACCACCTGCCCGGCATTCCGACCGCCAAGCTCGTCCCCGGCATGAGTGTCGAGGGCGACATCATCACCGGCGACAAGTCGGTGCTGGCCTATCTGCTGGTGCCGCTTCGCAAGGCGCTGAAATCCTCGTTCATGGAGCGCTAG
- a CDS encoding ATP-binding cassette domain-containing protein, producing MTAPAAQVGRATGTAPMVVDAAAPASNGEAFAEAADRLMTIVRQNVSPGEGEGPGLERLLCLLCLSCEFKVPVARLATALPEGTGPLDVHGLMAAMANLGFHATLVPAALARAPHSAPLLLEGGRAGPHVVRNCPETGRRTVVWPCGRMETLAPGAPPPKAARAWIFRYGQEHDPVGKMRRGHARQSWFRALLALHAAPAMTILGCTVALALSALVIPLFTIYAYTQIVSLGASAPLPGFIAGAVLVIVVEALLLAHRGRMIAFVANRLEYLVATASMERVLKIRAALSETLGLTDQVARLKSFDNVRGFLTSPSFSGMIEAPASVASLIAIMLLGGWIVIVPLGGIAAHLAVFALARRSAIPATRTSADHSTEMQRLAIDTFEKREEIRDAGIAHVWSARIADALVRQQSAMSRLRMVGAWGKALSAFVVTATAMLLLGAGAQAAWQGVLGSGAFLAITMLGLRALAPFHMLCLSIQRIEQVKSSVAQLNQLMEMEPEHDTERYYAPMEALCGAVTFVNTGHRTGDTRPVFMGLDLEVAPGTAVAITGGTGSGKTLILKMIQGMTDISIGTVRIDGIDLRQLPLDELRRRIGYVPQRPRLFAGSLRDNLLLANPLASDDKIAQVLAWTGLAEDLAVLDGGLDRERGTAEIAVFPQRFLFKFALAQALLVGSRLILLDALPNAVLDGEVGDVVRRIIGLSKEGCTIFYATQRSDFLPLADRIVSLQYGKAPLVTVANDHLAESA from the coding sequence GTGACGGCGCCGGCGGCGCAGGTGGGCCGCGCGACGGGCACGGCGCCGATGGTCGTCGACGCGGCCGCCCCAGCGTCCAACGGGGAGGCCTTCGCCGAAGCGGCCGATCGGTTGATGACGATCGTGCGGCAGAACGTGTCGCCCGGAGAGGGGGAAGGGCCGGGGCTGGAGCGTCTTTTGTGCCTCCTGTGCCTGTCCTGCGAATTCAAAGTGCCGGTCGCCCGCCTTGCCACGGCGCTTCCCGAGGGCACCGGCCCGCTCGACGTCCACGGACTGATGGCCGCGATGGCCAACTTGGGCTTCCACGCCACGCTGGTGCCGGCCGCGCTGGCGCGCGCGCCGCACTCCGCCCCGCTCTTGTTGGAGGGCGGGCGCGCCGGACCCCATGTGGTGCGCAACTGTCCGGAGACGGGTCGGCGCACCGTGGTGTGGCCGTGCGGGCGGATGGAGACGCTGGCGCCCGGCGCGCCGCCCCCCAAGGCCGCGCGCGCCTGGATCTTCCGCTACGGCCAGGAGCACGACCCCGTCGGCAAGATGCGGCGCGGGCACGCGCGGCAAAGCTGGTTCCGTGCCCTGCTGGCGCTCCATGCGGCGCCCGCCATGACCATCCTGGGCTGCACCGTGGCGCTCGCCCTCTCGGCCTTGGTGATCCCGCTCTTCACCATCTACGCCTACACTCAGATCGTCAGCCTGGGCGCCTCGGCGCCTTTGCCGGGGTTCATCGCCGGGGCGGTGCTCGTCATCGTCGTCGAGGCGCTGCTGCTGGCGCACCGCGGGCGGATGATCGCCTTCGTCGCCAACCGGCTGGAATATCTGGTCGCTACCGCGTCGATGGAACGGGTTCTGAAGATCCGCGCCGCGCTGTCGGAGACGCTCGGTCTGACCGACCAGGTGGCGCGGCTGAAGTCGTTCGACAACGTGCGCGGCTTCCTCACCAGTCCGTCCTTCTCGGGCATGATCGAGGCGCCGGCCAGTGTCGCCTCGCTGATCGCCATCATGCTGCTCGGCGGATGGATCGTGATCGTGCCGCTGGGCGGGATCGCGGCGCATCTGGCGGTCTTCGCGCTGGCGCGGCGCAGTGCAATCCCCGCGACACGCACCTCCGCGGACCACTCCACCGAGATGCAGCGCCTGGCGATCGACACCTTCGAGAAGCGCGAGGAGATCCGGGACGCCGGGATCGCGCACGTATGGTCCGCGCGCATCGCCGATGCGCTGGTGCGCCAGCAATCGGCCATGAGCCGGCTGCGGATGGTGGGGGCGTGGGGCAAGGCGCTGTCGGCGTTCGTGGTGACGGCGACGGCGATGCTGCTCCTGGGTGCGGGCGCGCAGGCGGCCTGGCAGGGCGTGCTGGGCTCCGGCGCCTTCCTGGCGATCACCATGCTGGGCCTGCGCGCGCTGGCGCCGTTTCACATGCTGTGCCTCTCCATCCAGCGCATCGAGCAGGTGAAGAGCAGCGTGGCTCAGCTCAACCAGCTGATGGAGATGGAGCCGGAGCACGACACCGAGCGCTACTACGCGCCGATGGAGGCGCTCTGCGGCGCGGTGACCTTCGTCAACACCGGGCACCGCACCGGGGACACGCGCCCCGTCTTCATGGGCCTCGATCTCGAGGTGGCGCCGGGGACCGCGGTCGCCATCACGGGCGGAACGGGTTCGGGCAAGACGTTGATCCTGAAAATGATCCAGGGCATGACCGACATCTCCATCGGCACCGTGCGGATCGACGGGATCGACCTGCGGCAGCTCCCGCTCGACGAGTTGCGCCGGCGCATCGGCTACGTGCCGCAGCGGCCGCGCCTCTTCGCCGGCTCGCTGCGCGACAACCTCCTCCTCGCCAACCCCCTCGCCTCCGACGACAAGATCGCCCAGGTGCTGGCATGGACGGGCCTCGCGGAGGACCTCGCCGTGCTCGACGGCGGCCTCGACCGCGAGCGCGGCACCGCCGAGATCGCCGTCTTCCCGCAGCGCTTCCTGTTCAAGTTCGCGCTGGCCCAGGCCCTCCTCGTCGGCTCGCGCCTCATCCTGCTCGACGCGTTGCCCAACGCCGTCCTCGATGGCGAGGTCGGCGACGTGGTCCGGCGCATCATCGGCCTGTCGAAGGAAGGGTGCACCATCTTCTACGCGACGCAGCGCAGCGACTTCCTCCCCCTCGCTGACCGCATCGTCAGCTTGCAGTACGGCAAGGCGCCGCTCGTCACGGTCGCCAACGATCATCTGGCGGAGTCCGCATGA
- a CDS encoding ABC transporter transmembrane domain-containing protein, with the protein MAQITVPSSEPLAWKRSLTGLLLGTMALNVLGLSVPLAASLVFNRVIGNPGSTTLPIIVVCGLIIALAEGVLRLGRASMLTHSHAGFACALTHKVLTHVVSSDLGAERSSSSRSLEQLSAIHQLSERHSGQILVGIVELFFLPLVIGVIFYISFTAGLLVMGSLALIGSVTLAYAVRMKTLVARAQRLDEERYDFLFGTLSALHSIKAMGIEDKITRLYEVVQARVARGNFQLAKTTDRLLNIAPLASQTMVAIMLVFGAVAVGAGEITMGSVTALVLLAGRVMAPLQHGCFIFAQLSDVEAARETVDGVLARPRIALGDHTGLVDNVGHLTLEGVSYGPRARPLVADADLTLEPGEVLAVSGSNEESTALLRLMGGIVAPSEGEVRLNTIAPTRYPQRLLNRCVGYVPPNGALFRGTIRDNITRFGEVSVNEALSVAALLEIDTLIKELPRGLDTPVSGGPGEFLSPGLIKQLAIVRALAPRPKLILLDRAGRSLDKDAYEKLHRFLGMIRGQATLVIATGDENLVGLATKRCRVVDGRLSFLAPLAGRPRIAYRELRL; encoded by the coding sequence ATGGCTCAGATCACGGTGCCCAGCAGCGAACCGTTGGCCTGGAAGCGGTCCCTGACGGGACTGCTCCTGGGGACGATGGCGCTCAACGTGCTGGGCTTGAGCGTGCCGCTGGCCGCCTCGCTGGTGTTCAACCGCGTGATCGGCAATCCGGGAAGCACGACGCTGCCGATCATCGTCGTGTGCGGGCTGATCATCGCGCTGGCGGAGGGCGTCCTGCGGCTCGGCCGTGCCTCGATGCTGACCCACTCGCACGCCGGCTTCGCCTGCGCACTCACCCACAAGGTGCTCACCCACGTCGTCAGCAGCGACCTCGGCGCCGAGCGCTCGTCCTCCTCGCGAAGCCTGGAGCAGCTCAGCGCGATCCACCAGCTTTCGGAGCGCCACTCGGGGCAGATCCTCGTCGGCATCGTCGAGCTCTTCTTCCTGCCGCTGGTGATCGGCGTGATCTTCTACATCTCCTTCACGGCGGGACTGCTGGTGATGGGGAGCCTTGCCCTCATCGGCAGCGTGACGCTGGCGTACGCGGTGCGGATGAAGACCCTCGTCGCCCGCGCCCAGCGACTGGACGAGGAGCGCTACGACTTCCTCTTCGGCACGCTGAGCGCACTGCACTCGATCAAGGCGATGGGGATCGAGGACAAGATCACCCGCCTCTACGAGGTGGTGCAGGCCCGCGTCGCGCGGGGCAACTTCCAGCTCGCCAAGACCACCGACCGCCTCCTCAACATCGCCCCCCTCGCCAGCCAGACCATGGTGGCGATCATGCTGGTGTTCGGCGCGGTCGCCGTGGGAGCGGGCGAGATCACCATGGGCAGCGTGACCGCGCTCGTCCTGCTGGCGGGCCGCGTGATGGCGCCGCTCCAGCACGGCTGCTTCATCTTCGCCCAGTTGAGCGACGTCGAGGCGGCGCGAGAAACGGTCGACGGTGTCCTCGCCCGCCCGCGCATCGCGCTCGGGGACCATACCGGCCTGGTCGACAATGTCGGCCACCTGACGCTGGAGGGGGTGAGCTACGGCCCGCGTGCGCGCCCGCTGGTGGCCGACGCCGATTTGACGCTCGAGCCGGGCGAGGTGCTGGCCGTCTCCGGCTCCAACGAGGAGTCGACCGCGCTGCTGCGGCTGATGGGCGGGATCGTCGCACCGTCCGAGGGTGAGGTGCGGCTCAACACCATCGCCCCGACGCGCTATCCGCAGCGCCTGCTCAACCGCTGCGTCGGCTACGTGCCGCCCAACGGCGCCCTCTTCCGCGGCACCATCCGGGACAATATCACCCGCTTCGGCGAGGTCTCCGTCAACGAGGCGCTCAGCGTCGCCGCGCTCCTGGAGATCGACACGCTGATCAAGGAGCTGCCGCGCGGCCTCGACACGCCGGTGAGCGGCGGGCCGGGCGAGTTCCTTTCGCCGGGCTTGATCAAGCAGCTCGCCATCGTGCGCGCGCTCGCCCCGCGCCCCAAACTGATCCTGCTCGACCGTGCCGGCCGCAGCCTCGACAAGGACGCCTACGAGAAGCTGCATCGCTTCCTCGGCATGATCCGCGGCCAGGCGACGCTGGTGATCGCCACCGGGGACGAGAACCTCGTCGGCCTCGCCACCAAGCGCTGCCGGGTGGTGGACGGGCGGTTGAGCTTCCTCGCGCCGCTGGCCGGCCGGCCCCGCATCGCCTACCGGGAATTGCGGTTGTGA